Proteins from a genomic interval of Plasmodium reichenowi strain SY57 chromosome 13, whole genome shotgun sequence:
- a CDS encoding hypothetical protein (conserved Plasmodium protein, unknown function), which yields MKLWHILFELTILIIIKIILNSSNLSIVICFMNGTYLNKTYTKSTHNNKTYNILNINKTKDAFKLYMTKKFKYKYRNTLEKRIKKGKIRNEIYQKLKKKHSAYIVITEKLSKLDPNQEYFKYDKNILKEYENIPDIYKNKKLGRKFNQYDYWYSSKKKEAKYNYSRHVNFAITENKFNFKNVFSYFHILEIVHEKFKNNSFYINGLQSFINKYYDPITQKRIKFYDKIKEMHEMKKKKGQNINDENINHEKNDTDNNNAKKKLDNIRNNNNMMDIDKDNTKDISKQNNDTSLNEELKQNEEEKERKNLSKLDMFEIIKRNIDGYMYSNEVNPEDSSFTLFGSDTSCLVKKKRAPVAYNINCPFRKSPLSSKRRRQKEKKLFDIINFNCKTRKERLMLNAVRRLSIKKLKGEDYILDATDRV from the coding sequence ATGAAATTGTGGcacatattatttgaacttacaatattaattattataaaaattatacttAATTCCTCAAATTTATCTATTGTTATATGCTTTATGAATGGTACTTATTTAAATAAGACATATACAAAAAGTacacataataataaaacttataatattttaaatataaataaaacgAAAGATGcttttaaattatatatgacaaaaaaatttaaatataagtATAGAAATACGTtagaaaaaagaataaagaaaggaaaaatacgtaatgaaatatatcaaaaattaaaaaagaagcATAGTGCTTATATAGTAATAACTGAAAAATTAAGTAAACTAGATCCTAATcaagaatattttaaatatgataaaaatatattaaaagaatatgaaaatataccagatatttataaaaataaaaaacttGGAAGGAAATTTAATCAATATGATTATTGGTATTcatccaaaaaaaaagaagctaaatataattatagtAGACATGTTAATTTTGCTATTAcagaaaataaatttaactttaaaaatgttttttcatattttcatatattagaaattgtacatgaaaaatttaagaataattctttttatattaatggTTTACAatcatttataaataaatactaTGATCCGATAACacaaaaaagaattaaattttatgataaaattaaagaaatgcacgaaatgaaaaaaaaaaagggtcaaaatataaacgatgaaaatataaatcatgaaaaaaatgatacaGATAACAATAATGCAAAGAAAAAACTTGACAATATTaggaataataataatatgatgGATATTGATAAAGATAATACAAAAGATATATctaaacaaaataatgataCATCGTTAAATGAGgaattaaaacaaaatgaagaagagaaagaaagaaaaaaccTTTCAAAATTAGATATGtttgaaataataaaaaggaatataGATGGATACATGTATTCAAATGAAGTTAATCCCGAAGATTCTTCATTTACCCTTTTTGGTTCTGATACTAGTTGTcttgtaaaaaaaaaaagagcTCCTGTAgcttataatattaattgtCCTTTTAGGAAATCTCCATTATCTTCTAAACGAAGAAGGcaaaaagagaaaaaactttttgatattataaattttaattgCAAAACAAGAAAGGAAAGATTAATGTTGAATGCTGTAAGGAGGTTAtctattaaaaaattaaaaggaGAAGATTATATATTAGACGCTACAGATCgtgtataa
- a CDS encoding transcription factor with AP2 domain(s), with translation MIFRYYTKLYKHQCAYKNILYNKYHIEKKLQYFYDSIKKNNYSTLYGIKKNDLLNIKKNSGEFLLLSDIFMIKQNNLFLLNNVRRNFYYNTNIIKRIYKDSLFYYDKKYFSGRSGGLKRKKKRKEERIVNTGSAKRLEFFYPKKKRRQRIGLIQNSRKNIVYDNIFKRFLVYHYKQGIQVFRSFSCKKKRNFEAARNKAIILSNQYNKRFNKHNMNDQQTKDTKNIPLNVMDSNLIAKYNNELIKQIKIIPDKNKSGYRGVFYEPSYHAYICTYNEAGVRKFQIFKIQNNDYLEAYHLALMCRRYKLFKNYQFVFQRNRIRSGRIPLK, from the coding sequence atgatttttagatattatacaaaattatataaacatcAATGTGCGTACAAAAATAtcttatataataaataccatatagaaaaaaaattacagtatttttatgatagtataaaaaagaataattattcaACTTTATAtggaataaaaaaaaatgatcttttaaatattaagaaaaatagTGGAGAATTTCTATTATTGTctgatatatttatgataaaacaaaataacttatttttattaaacaATGTAAGaagaaatttttattataatacaaatataataaaaagaatttataAGGATTCCttgttttattatgataaaaaatattttagtGGAAGAAGTGGGGGATTgaaacgaaaaaaaaaacgaaaAGAAGAAAGAATAGTAAATACTGGTTCAGCTAAAAGATtagaatttttttatcctaaaaaaaaaaggagaCAACGTATTGGTTTAATACAAAATAGCAGGAAAAATATTGTctatgataatattttcaaaagATTTCTtgtatatcattataaacAAGGAATACAGGTTTTTAGAAGCTTTAGctgtaaaaaaaaacgaaaTTTTGAAGCAGCTAGAAATAAAGcaataatattatctaatcaatataataaaagatttaataaacataatatgaatgatcAACAAACAAAagatacaaaaaatatacctCTCAATGTTATGGATAGTAATCTAATAgcaaaatataataatgaattaattaaacaaattaaaattattccagataaaaataaaagtgGCTATAGAGGCGTTTTTTATGAACCTTCCTATCatgcatatatatgtacatataatgAAGCAGGTGTAAGAAAATttcaaatatttaaaatacaaaataatgattatCTTGAAGCATATCATTTAGCTCTCATGTGTAGAAGATATaaactttttaaaaactACCAATTCGTTTTTCAAAGAAATAGAATAAGAAGCGGAAGAATACCACTCAAGTAG